In Amaranthus tricolor cultivar Red isolate AtriRed21 chromosome 3, ASM2621246v1, whole genome shotgun sequence, a single window of DNA contains:
- the LOC130807622 gene encoding pollen-specific protein C13-like produces MTKLWLPVLFVVVSTIAATTVAKKLAVPYQLSGKVYCDTCRFGFETNITTYIPGAVVQLQCNDKSNTRLVFSNTTKTDENGKFTFQVYEDHGDQYCDVVLISSPWPHCKIIDQVRKRSRVIVTNLNGISTYLRHANNLGVFQDYALPQCAALYRYFFHSDDI; encoded by the exons ATGACTAAGCTTTGGTTGCCGGTATTGTTTGTAGTGGTATCCACAATTGCAGCCACAACAGTCGCCAAGAAACTGGCAGTACCATATCAGCTCTCCGGCAAAGTGTACTGCGATACCTGCCGCTTTGGCTTCGAGACTAACATCACTACTTACATTCCTG GAGCGGTTGTACAATTGCAATGCAATGATAAATCAAATACAAGGTTGGTATTTAGTAACACAACCAAAACAGATGAGAATGGAAAGTTCACTTTCCAAGTGTACGAGGATCATGGTGATCAATACTGTGATGTTGTGCTCATCTCCAGTCCTTGGCCACACTGTAAGATCATCGATCAAGTCCGCAAACGTTCTCGAGTCATCGTCACTAACCTCAACGGCATCTCCACCTACCTTCGCCACGCTAACAACTTGGGTGTCTTCCAGGACTATGCCTTGCCGCAGTGCGCTGCCCTTTACAGATACTTCTTCCATTCCGATGACATATAG
- the LOC130808414 gene encoding protein ALP1-like: MDRIMQSLRRKRRLKQLQLVVTNVVVVLMMYWVWYMTSIATVRGVQLIQSKRDRKILRLKIMHRLIQESEVHCKSELRVNRQTFNIICEMLKEIGGLTRTKNMSLDEIVAMFLYTLAHHKKNRSIAHFFIRSGETVSRQFNLCLRAILKLHEHLLYKPTPILEECEDERWKPFKNCLGALDGTYINVTVHPQGRGKYRTRKGTIAMNVLGVCAPNMQFIYVLPGWEGSAHDVRVLRNALTRPNDFRVPREEYFNMKHARARNVIERCFGLLKGRWSILRSPSFFPIRTQGRIVMACCLLHNLIRKVTPTDDVEEENMSNDDSDNDSDDEKYVNSRFI, from the exons ATGGATCGAATTATGCAATCCTTACGGAGAAAAAGACGTCTAAAACAACTTCAATTGGTAGTAACAAATGTAGTTGTAGTTCTTATGATGTATTGGGTTTGGTATATGACAAGTATTGCTAcggttaggggtgttcaattgATCCAAAGTAAAAGAGATAGAAAAATATTGCGCTTAAAAATTATGCATCGCTTAATACAAGAAAGTGAAGTGCATTGCAAAAGTGAACTTCGGGTTAATAGACAaacctttaatattatttgtgagATGCTTAAGGAGATTGGAGGCCTCACTCGGACAAAAAATATGTCTCTTGATGAGATAGTTGCCATGTTTTTGTACACTTTAGCTcaccataaaaaaaatagatctaTTGCTCACTTTTTCATAAGAAGTGGAGAGACCGTGAGTCGGCAATTCAACTTATGTCTGAGGGCTATACTTAAGTTGCATGAGCATTTGCTTTACAAGCCCACACCAATATTAGAAGAATGTGAAGACGAAAGGTGGAAACCTTTTAAG aaTTGTTTAGGAGCATTGGATGGTACCTACATAAATGTAACTGTACATCCCCAAGGTCGTGGTAAATATCGGACAAGAAAAGGTACCATTGCTATGAATGTGTTGGGTGTTTGTGCACCCAACATGCAATTTATCTATGTTCTTCCGGGTTGGGAAGGCTCTGCTCACGATGTTCGTGTTCTTCGCAATGCTCTCACTAGGCCAAATGACTTTAGGGTTCCTAGAG AAGAGTATTTCAATATGAAGCATGCTCGAGCAAGAAATGTAATTGAAAGATGTTTTGGGTTACTTAAAGGGAGATGGAGTATACTTAGAAGCCCCTCCTTTTTCCCTATTCGAACTCAAGGACGTATTGTGATGGCTTGTTGTTTACTTCATAATTTAATAAGGAAAGTAACGCCCACAGATGATGTAGAAGAAGAGAATATGAGTAATGACGATTCCGATAACGATTCTGATGATGAA AAATACGTTAACTCAAGATTTATTTAA